The following are encoded in a window of Candidatus Bathyarchaeia archaeon genomic DNA:
- a CDS encoding FAD-dependent oxidoreductase has protein sequence CKLTGIASYLKLRETRRIIGEYVLTGEDAVLARKFEDGIARCAIIIDIHHPTNPKEGFIRHIHLREPKEPAVCRPAQCTADTHRICRPGGYEARGRPGDYYEIPYRCLVPLKIDNLIVAGKGISTDFATSLMGYPPHGTGQAAGTAAAICIKDGIIPRKLDGKLVRKTLIEQGVPLDKEPAFLSQIKEKLKGKYVVGPGDSIFILTPKGVIVAV, from the coding sequence TGTAAATTAACAGGCATAGCAAGCTATTTAAAGCTTAGGGAAACAAGACGCATAATCGGCGAGTATGTACTGACAGGCGAAGATGCTGTGCTTGCAAGAAAGTTTGAAGACGGGATCGCCAGATGTGCTATAATTATTGATATTCACCATCCCACAAATCCAAAAGAGGGGTTCATACGGCATATCCATTTGAGAGAACCCAAAGAACCCGCGGTTTGCAGACCAGCACAATGCACAGCAGATACACATAGAATCTGCAGGCCCGGAGGATATGAAGCCCGCGGTAGGCCAGGAGACTACTACGAAATACCTTATAGATGTTTAGTCCCATTAAAAATCGACAACTTAATTGTGGCCGGGAAAGGCATATCAACAGACTTCGCAACATCCTTAATGGGATATCCCCCGCATGGAACAGGACAAGCTGCCGGAACAGCAGCTGCAATATGTATAAAAGATGGAATTATACCTAGAAAACTTGACGGAAAACTCGTAAGGAAAACATTAATAGAACAAGGAGTTCCATTAGATAAAGAACCAGCTTTCTTAAGTCAAATTAAGGAGAAATTAAAGGGAAAGTACGTAGTTGGTCCAGGCGATTCGATTTTTATACTTACGCCGAAAGGTGTTATAGTGGCCGTATAG
- a CDS encoding glycyl-radical enzyme activating protein, producing the protein MEGSKKVKGVIFNLVTGSFVDGYGIRTTVFLKGCPLRCIWCCDPEAHNLFPELKVDPSKCNACGRCVFICPMGAIQIDFQNKKLYVNRKICTNCGKCVSVCFTGALGMFGKYTTVEELFNFIKKGEEFFRASGGGVTIGGGEPTFQDIFTYSLLRKCRESGINVAIDTCGYTITDLGFRVLKEADLLLYDVKHMDPKKHLEYTGVSNEKILRNLKELNNMGKSIIIRIPIVPGYNDDEINIILTAEFLSKLKSIERVDLLPYHEYGKIKYEYLGREYKCYAKPPTKESMEYIKKTFEQYGLIVQIGG; encoded by the coding sequence ATGGAAGGCTCAAAAAAGGTAAAAGGAGTTATTTTTAATTTAGTCACGGGATCGTTTGTAGATGGTTATGGCATTAGAACGACGGTGTTCTTAAAAGGTTGCCCTTTAAGGTGTATTTGGTGCTGTGACCCCGAGGCTCATAATCTTTTTCCTGAGCTTAAAGTTGATCCTTCAAAATGTAATGCATGTGGCAGGTGCGTATTTATCTGTCCTATGGGAGCTATCCAAATTGATTTTCAAAATAAAAAGCTTTACGTAAATAGAAAAATCTGTACAAACTGCGGTAAATGCGTAAGTGTTTGTTTTACAGGAGCGCTAGGAATGTTTGGAAAATATACTACGGTAGAGGAATTATTTAATTTTATTAAGAAAGGTGAAGAGTTCTTTCGCGCATCTGGAGGAGGAGTGACGATCGGTGGAGGTGAACCGACGTTTCAAGATATTTTTACATATAGTTTACTCAGAAAATGTAGGGAAAGTGGAATAAATGTGGCAATTGACACCTGTGGATATACGATAACAGACCTTGGATTTAGAGTTCTTAAAGAGGCTGACTTGCTGTTATATGATGTAAAACACATGGATCCTAAAAAACATTTAGAGTATACAGGGGTATCAAATGAGAAAATATTAAGGAACTTAAAAGAACTTAATAATATGGGAAAGTCAATAATAATAAGGATTCCTATAGTACCTGGCTACAATGATGATGAAATAAATATAATATTGACGGCCGAGTTTCTATCAAAATTAAAATCCATAGAAAGGGTTGATCTTTTACCTTACCATGAATATGGCAAAATAAAATATGAATACCTTGGAAGGGAATACAAATGTTATGCTAAACCACCAACTAAAGAGAGCATGGAATATATTAAGAAAACGTTTGAACAATATGGATTAATCGTTCAAATAGGTGGCTAA